A single genomic interval of Plantibacter sp. Leaf314 harbors:
- a CDS encoding bifunctional 3'-5' exonuclease/DNA polymerase — protein sequence MHIVLQQLDGARVRVVHLEDRPASPGEAAPTPATTIARAELPALVRRLEATPNPPRWVWDDTSLWYPALLAAGVRVSRCVDLRLRHNILRNAAFTADSALATAPPGPWDEVLDPRVAQRAEAVGTLFDLDLPGGERDAVAEFALQRAAVDGATPQGRSQLGLLLAAESAGALIASEMTFAGLPWNAEVHDRILADALGPKVPPGVRPAKLVEVLEEVKAALGVRELSPESPGELLKALQRAGINATSTRQWELQEIEHPVIEPLLRYKKLSRLLTANGWTWVETWVKDGRFRPTYVPGGVVTGRWASDGGGALQLPHQVRGAVLADEGWRFVVADAAQLEPRILTAMSGDRAMADAGRGVDLYQGMVDVGAVDTRPHAKIAMLGAMYGATTGESGRLLPRLTRAFPRAIEFVETAARAGERGERVSTRLGRTSPLPGETWREIQSAASMEGANAAATQRARMEARSWGRFTRNFVVQGTAAEWALCWMAGLRTRLQALAAEIGGANAALTGSAHLVFFLHDEIVVHCPEGQTERVVALVREAAAEAGRLIFGAAPVEFPVTTAVVTSYADAK from the coding sequence GTGCACATCGTCCTCCAGCAGCTCGACGGCGCCCGCGTGCGCGTCGTGCACCTCGAGGACCGCCCGGCGTCGCCCGGCGAGGCAGCTCCCACGCCCGCGACCACCATCGCGCGCGCCGAACTCCCCGCGCTCGTCCGCCGCCTCGAGGCCACCCCGAACCCGCCGCGCTGGGTCTGGGACGACACCTCGCTCTGGTACCCGGCGCTCCTCGCCGCGGGTGTCCGCGTCTCGCGCTGCGTCGACCTCCGGCTCCGCCACAACATCCTCCGCAATGCCGCGTTCACCGCCGACTCAGCCCTCGCCACGGCACCGCCCGGCCCCTGGGACGAGGTCCTCGACCCGCGGGTCGCCCAGCGCGCGGAGGCGGTCGGTACGCTCTTCGACCTCGACCTCCCGGGTGGCGAGCGCGACGCTGTCGCCGAGTTCGCCTTGCAGCGCGCCGCGGTCGACGGGGCGACGCCGCAGGGGCGTTCGCAGCTCGGACTCCTGCTGGCCGCCGAGTCCGCCGGCGCGCTCATCGCGTCCGAGATGACCTTCGCCGGCCTGCCGTGGAACGCGGAGGTGCACGACCGCATCCTCGCCGACGCCCTCGGGCCGAAGGTGCCGCCAGGCGTCCGGCCGGCCAAGCTCGTCGAGGTCCTCGAAGAGGTGAAGGCCGCGCTCGGGGTGCGGGAGCTCAGCCCTGAGTCGCCCGGCGAACTGCTCAAGGCCCTCCAGCGGGCCGGTATCAACGCGACCTCCACCCGCCAGTGGGAGTTGCAGGAGATCGAGCACCCCGTCATCGAGCCGTTGCTTCGCTACAAGAAGCTGTCGCGCCTGCTCACGGCCAACGGCTGGACCTGGGTCGAGACCTGGGTGAAGGACGGTCGGTTCCGCCCCACGTACGTTCCCGGTGGGGTCGTCACCGGCCGATGGGCCTCGGACGGCGGGGGAGCCCTGCAGCTCCCGCACCAGGTCCGTGGTGCGGTCCTCGCGGACGAGGGGTGGCGGTTCGTCGTCGCCGATGCCGCGCAGCTCGAACCACGGATCCTGACCGCGATGTCCGGCGACCGGGCGATGGCGGATGCGGGCCGCGGGGTCGACCTCTACCAGGGCATGGTCGACGTCGGCGCGGTCGACACCAGGCCGCACGCCAAGATCGCCATGCTCGGAGCCATGTACGGAGCGACGACGGGGGAGAGCGGTCGCCTCCTGCCCCGGCTGACGAGGGCGTTCCCGCGGGCGATCGAGTTCGTCGAGACGGCCGCGAGGGCCGGTGAACGCGGCGAACGGGTGAGCACCCGGCTCGGCCGGACCTCACCACTCCCCGGTGAGACCTGGCGCGAGATCCAGTCGGCCGCCTCGATGGAGGGCGCCAACGCCGCAGCCACCCAGCGCGCCCGCATGGAGGCACGCAGCTGGGGGCGCTTCACCCGCAACTTCGTCGTGCAGGGCACCGCCGCCGAGTGGGCGTTGTGTTGGATGGCCGGCCTCCGCACGCGGCTGCAGGCGCTCGCCGCAGAGATCGGGGGCGCGAATGCCGCGCTCACCGGATCGGCGCACCTCGTGTTCTTCCTCCACGACGAGATCGTCGTCCACTGCCCGGAGGGGCAGACCGAGCGCGTCGTCGCCCTCGTGCGCGAAGCAGCGGCCGAGGCCGGGCGCCTCATCTTCGGTGCGGCGCCCGTCGAGTTCCCGGTCACCACGGCCGTCGTCACCTCCTACGCCGACGCCAAGTAG
- the rpsF gene encoding 30S ribosomal protein S6 translates to MVILDPEIDERTVAPSLDKFLNVIRNDGGTIDKVDIWGRRRLAYEINKKTEGIYAVVDFTASSTATQELDRQLKLSEAVMRTKVLRAEEAIAQVATETKRSEEKAARKAAAKPAAAVAAAPKADAAPAAAETKEA, encoded by the coding sequence ATGGTCATCCTCGACCCCGAGATTGACGAGCGCACGGTTGCACCGAGCCTCGACAAGTTCCTCAACGTCATCCGCAACGATGGTGGAACCATCGACAAGGTCGACATCTGGGGCCGTCGTCGTCTCGCTTACGAGATCAACAAGAAGACCGAAGGCATCTACGCCGTCGTGGACTTCACTGCATCGAGCACTGCTACGCAGGAGCTCGACCGTCAGCTGAAGCTCTCCGAGGCCGTCATGCGCACCAAGGTGCTGCGTGCCGAAGAGGCCATCGCTCAGGTCGCCACCGAGACGAAGCGCAGCGAAGAGAAGGCCGCCCGCAAGGCTGCCGCCAAGCCCGCTGCCGCTGTCGCCGCGGCTCCCAAGGCAGACGCGGCTCCGG
- a CDS encoding heparan-alpha-glucosaminide N-acetyltransferase domain-containing protein, whose protein sequence is MSTPASRSRADRLVGLDLARFLALIGMMATHVWAYDIATGGDTPITQVLSGKAAALFAVLAGIGIVLTSRRDLAAGSPAAARLNLFGRGFTLLVLGLTLGVIPGGIYVIIAYYGVTFWLAIPAVTWRPRTLLILAGIWAIVWPICSQAVRMPLDGVDSPEIGSASWFDVATGGFARGLLITGVYPALTWIVYVLVGMAIGRMLMAARADGTLRRFALLLAAIGLGVAIAADRMAALLLGPLGGVQGIARGMTGGLEPDPTTITAVEDALTEGMYGTSPTDSFWWLVARSPHSGTTLDLVFTIGIAAVVIGLCLALGTVLNRGWSRVLMPATGAGAAPLTVYSAHVFMASVGALIAAIIGSYQDTAWLISSPQLWVLHVAGALLLGWIIALTRRRGPLETLVHASGRALTVLANRSTPLPATPPPAPRPAEHPDLR, encoded by the coding sequence ATGAGCACGCCAGCCAGCCGATCCCGAGCCGACCGACTCGTCGGGCTCGACCTCGCCCGCTTCCTCGCCCTCATCGGCATGATGGCCACGCACGTCTGGGCGTACGACATCGCGACCGGCGGCGACACCCCGATCACGCAGGTGCTGTCGGGCAAGGCCGCCGCCCTGTTCGCCGTCCTCGCCGGCATCGGCATCGTGCTCACCAGCCGACGCGACCTCGCCGCCGGCTCCCCCGCCGCCGCGCGGCTCAACCTCTTCGGGCGCGGCTTCACCCTGCTCGTCCTCGGCCTCACCCTCGGCGTCATCCCCGGGGGCATCTACGTGATCATCGCCTACTACGGCGTCACCTTCTGGTTGGCGATCCCGGCCGTCACCTGGCGGCCGCGCACCCTGCTCATCCTCGCCGGGATCTGGGCGATCGTCTGGCCGATCTGTTCCCAGGCGGTCCGCATGCCGCTCGACGGGGTGGACTCACCGGAGATCGGGAGCGCGTCCTGGTTCGATGTCGCGACCGGAGGATTCGCCCGCGGGCTCCTCATCACGGGCGTATACCCGGCGCTCACCTGGATCGTCTACGTCCTCGTCGGGATGGCGATCGGTCGGATGCTCATGGCTGCGCGAGCCGACGGGACGCTCCGCCGCTTCGCCCTGCTACTCGCCGCGATCGGGCTCGGGGTCGCGATCGCAGCCGACCGGATGGCCGCCCTCCTCCTCGGCCCGCTCGGTGGTGTCCAGGGCATCGCACGCGGCATGACTGGCGGCCTCGAGCCCGACCCGACGACGATCACCGCCGTCGAGGACGCCCTCACGGAGGGGATGTACGGCACGAGCCCGACGGACTCGTTCTGGTGGCTCGTCGCCCGCTCACCGCACTCCGGCACCACGCTCGACCTCGTCTTCACGATCGGCATCGCCGCGGTCGTCATCGGCCTCTGCCTGGCCCTCGGCACCGTGTTGAACCGCGGCTGGTCGCGCGTGCTCATGCCCGCGACCGGGGCCGGCGCAGCGCCGCTGACCGTCTACTCGGCGCACGTCTTCATGGCATCGGTCGGCGCGCTAATCGCCGCGATCATCGGGTCGTACCAGGACACCGCCTGGCTGATCTCGAGCCCCCAGCTCTGGGTCCTCCACGTCGCCGGTGCCCTGCTGCTCGGCTGGATCATCGCGCTGACCCGTCGCCGCGGCCCGCTGGAGACGCTCGTGCACGCGTCGGGGCGCGCGCTCACCGTCCTCGCGAACCGCAGCACACCGCTGCCCGCAACGCCGCCGCCGGCCCCGCGTCCGGCGGAACACCCCGACCTCCGATGA